In Spinacia oleracea cultivar Varoflay chromosome 5, BTI_SOV_V1, whole genome shotgun sequence, a single window of DNA contains:
- the LOC110775084 gene encoding uncharacterized protein translates to MDRLASFRARLDKLTPEEVLWTPFGANPSAQCSRTVYIGPICYRDIGEYNPDRVTRQLGYVQRIPRDVMFFGKAYRPPNFRQYEVDFHDLSYLEKWWNRFSTDGNYSSSLILTSLTPVPEGVPYMSTDNYMEWFFDVSHPHITPGFGETPVTAPIHDRSHTEYWVSRYERVIHALIQETNDPDNPMVVAAKQLMQDWKVVCDTQ, encoded by the exons ATGGATAGATTGGCTTCGTTTCGTGCTCGACTTGATAAGTTGACACCAGAGGAG GTTCTGTGGACGCCATTTGGCGCCAACCCCTCCGCTCAGTGTTCGAGGACTGTTTACATTGGGCCCATATGTTATCGTGATATCGGCGAGTATAACCCTGATCGAGTTACTCGACAGTTGGGGTATGTGCAGCGTATTCCGCGGGATGTCATGTTCTTTGGCAAAGCGTATAGGCCACCAAACTTTAGGCAATATGAGGTGGATTTCCATGATTTGTCATATTTAGAGAAGTGGTGGAACCGTTTCTCAACTGATGGTAATTACTCCTCTAGTTTGATTCTCACGTCTTTGACACCTGTTCCGGAAGGTGTGCCTTACATGTCTACAGATAATTACATGGAATGGTTCTTCGACGTCTCTCATCCACACATTACTCCTGGTTTTGGTGAAACTCCAGTGACCGCGCCTATACATGATCGGTCTCATACCGAATAT TGGGTTAGCCGATATGAACGAGTGATCCATGCATTAATACAAGAGACGAATGATCCTGATAACCCGATGGTGGTAGCCGCTAAACAGTTAATGCAGGATTGGAAAGTTGTTTGTGATACTCAGTGA